In one Deinococcus betulae genomic region, the following are encoded:
- a CDS encoding VOC family protein yields MNITVTSVFVDDQAKALAFYTDILGFEPKQDVSLGTHRWLTVVSPGDTDGVELLLEPDQHPAVGPFKRALVEDGIPCTSFSVTNVQAEYERLCAAGVAFTQPPVAMGPVTTAVFDDTCGNLVQIAQLH; encoded by the coding sequence ATGAACATCACTGTCACTAGCGTGTTTGTAGATGATCAAGCTAAAGCCCTGGCCTTCTATACGGATATCCTCGGGTTTGAGCCCAAGCAGGATGTGTCACTCGGAACCCACCGGTGGCTCACCGTGGTGTCCCCTGGAGACACGGATGGAGTCGAGCTCCTTCTGGAACCGGACCAGCACCCGGCCGTCGGTCCCTTTAAGCGGGCCCTCGTGGAGGACGGCATTCCTTGTACGTCCTTCAGCGTGACGAATGTCCAGGCTGAGTATGAGCGGCTGTGTGCGGCGGGGGTGGCGTTCACGCAGCCGCCCGTAGCGATGGGGCCAGTGACAACGGCTGTGTTTGATGACACGTGCGGCAACCTGGTGCAGATTGCGCAACTGCATTGA
- a CDS encoding DUF3800 domain-containing protein — MHIFIDETASNDGQVMLLGAIYVPEEVMQTVDNDINALRKRIAKDLRNRKYPVTQPETHGVKERRRLRLERPRIRRGGWPEIHAQEIWNGDGVFSKDRSDAKIFERHLIYLKNALDIYKRNKIFFRTFISTASRRRLTALFAPNHHADYDGFYTGDVSRSRFKDLYDNIYVQALAEMLTTIEEDSLEYDWEADIICDAGQKHEVYRSLVAFEFFRSQGIFTKIADPIFLDSDKSNLIQLCDTVTFIYGKLEALVDSKNEMHRHYEILESIVKEYVDPTYLYKARIGAGRPSTDKQIYIQEIFALNLLFFHSGGHASTLQARERRFHQLINNLEIVS, encoded by the coding sequence ATGCATATTTTCATCGATGAAACTGCAAGCAATGATGGTCAAGTAATGCTGTTAGGTGCAATTTATGTTCCAGAAGAAGTCATGCAGACTGTTGACAACGATATCAATGCGCTGAGAAAAAGAATTGCGAAGGATCTCAGAAATCGTAAATATCCTGTTACACAACCAGAGACGCATGGAGTCAAGGAAAGAAGACGTCTCCGACTTGAACGTCCGAGAATACGCCGTGGCGGATGGCCGGAAATCCATGCACAAGAAATTTGGAATGGAGATGGCGTTTTTTCAAAAGACCGCTCTGATGCTAAAATTTTTGAGCGGCATTTAATATATTTGAAGAACGCATTAGATATTTATAAGAGAAATAAGATTTTCTTCAGAACCTTTATCTCAACGGCAAGCAGAAGACGTTTAACAGCATTATTTGCGCCTAATCACCATGCCGACTACGATGGTTTCTACACCGGTGATGTAAGCAGGTCAAGATTCAAAGATTTATACGACAATATCTACGTCCAAGCCCTTGCAGAGATGCTTACCACCATCGAAGAGGATTCACTGGAATACGACTGGGAGGCAGATATAATTTGCGATGCAGGCCAAAAACACGAAGTATATAGATCGCTTGTAGCATTTGAATTCTTCAGGTCACAAGGCATCTTTACTAAGATCGCAGATCCGATATTTCTAGATAGCGATAAAAGTAATCTCATACAGCTCTGCGACACTGTTACGTTCATTTATGGCAAGTTAGAGGCATTGGTAGACAGTAAAAATGAGATGCATAGGCATTATGAAATATTAGAAAGTATAGTTAAAGAATATGTAGATCCGACATATCTTTACAAAGCTCGAATAGGGGCAGGAAGGCCCAGCACAGATAAACAAATTTATATACAGGAGATTTTTGCGCTTAACCTGCTGTTCTTTCATAGCGGCGGACATGCCAGCACTTTGCAAGCCAGAGAGAGACGATTCCATCAGCTCATCAATAACCTGGAAATAGTGAGCTAA
- a CDS encoding ArsR/SmtB family transcription factor codes for MADLYDALAAPARRTILDALCARDGQTLFELCVRLTTHHDLTLTRQAVSQHLQVLEAAGLLTTHRQGRVKLHYVDPTPLDALVTRWRRPASTPPEDPT; via the coding sequence GTGGCGGACCTCTATGACGCCCTGGCCGCTCCAGCTCGGCGGACGATCCTCGATGCGCTGTGCGCGCGCGATGGTCAGACTCTCTTCGAACTCTGCGTCCGTCTCACCACCCATCACGACCTGACCCTCACCCGCCAAGCCGTCTCCCAACATCTCCAAGTACTTGAAGCCGCTGGACTCCTGACCACCCACCGTCAGGGTCGCGTCAAGCTCCATTACGTTGACCCTACTCCCCTGGACGCCCTCGTGACCCGCTGGCGTCGCCCCGCATCCACTCCACCGGAGGACCCCACATGA